AAATATTTCTCGAACCGGTCCTGAGGGCCAAAGACCAACTTGCGGATTTCCGAATGGAGCCCGTCCGCGCCGATAACAATCTCGAATTCGCGCTCAGGCCCGCGATCGAATGAAACGCGGACTGCTTTTTCGGTCTGCTCAATTTTCGTCACGCTGTCGCCAAAAATCGCCTCGACCCTGCCATCGATCTTGCCGAAAATGCATGCGGCCAGGTCAGAGCGGGGAAGACTAATATAGCGGCCCCGCGTCGCCCGGGAAAAAGCTTCGACCGGGAAACCTGCCACGCGTTTGCCGCTTCGGTCCACGACCCGGACTTCGCGAACGACATAGCCCTTATCGCGTATTTCCGGCAGCAGCCCCATGCGGTCCGCAATATCGAAACCCGCGCCCCAGAAGTCGATAATGTAGCCGCCCGCCCGGAGACGGGGCGCCTTCTCGACAATCGTCGTCTCAAAACCATATTGTGCGAGCCAGTACGCAAGAGTCGTTCCTGCAATTCCCGCGCCTGATATTAAAACTCTCATGGGCGACGCCATGTTTTGGGATCGAGAACTGCCGTAAACAGAAGCACTGGAAGCGCGCCGCTTGGTAAGACGTGCCCATTTTGAAAATAGAGTTTGCGAGGAGTTTTCATCGACGACCGTACACCAATAATTACAACACCCAGAGACCCGTGGTGGTTCCGGTTTTGGTTTCGATCCCTTGTGCGAGGGGCGGCTTTAAGATCTCGACAGGTTGTCTATCGAAAGGAATAGTTTGAGCTCAGGCAGGGCATCACTTCCGCTAATTGGCTCAAAGCATTTTGTACCGACTTTGTACAGATGGCCTGCTTTTGTTGCTTTTGACGTCGCGATCCACCGACGATGAGAGGAACACGTCTCCAAGCCGGGAGTAAGTGGAGATGATAAATCTTTTTCCGTTACGCGGAGATCTCAAAACGGCCGGAATCATCGGAAGACCGCCGGT
This is a stretch of genomic DNA from Terriglobia bacterium. It encodes these proteins:
- a CDS encoding FAD-dependent monooxygenase, whose product is MRVLISGAGIAGTTLAYWLAQYGFETTIVEKAPRLRAGGYIIDFWGAGFDIADRMGLLPEIRDKGYVVREVRVVDRSGKRVAGFPVEAFSRATRGRYISLPRSDLAACIFGKIDGRVEAIFGDSVTKIEQTEKAVRVSFDRGPEREFEIVIGADGLHSEIRKLVFGPQDRFEKY